From Dermochelys coriacea isolate rDerCor1 chromosome 15, rDerCor1.pri.v4, whole genome shotgun sequence, a single genomic window includes:
- the MYL2 gene encoding myosin regulatory light chain 2, ventricular/cardiac muscle isoform isoform X1 has translation MAPKKAKKRSEGANSNVFSMFEQTQIQEFKEAFTIMDQNRDGFIDKADLRDTFAAVGRLNVKNEELDEMIKEAPGAINFTVFLSMFGEKLKGADPEETILNAFKVFDPEGKGLKSAYIKEMLMTQGERFSQEEVDQMFAAFPPDITGNLDYKNLVHIITHGEEKD, from the exons ATG GCACCCAAGAAAGCTAAGAAGAGATCAGAGGGAGCTAATTCCAACGTCTTCTCTATGTTCGAACAAACACAGATCCAAGAATTCAAAGAG GCCTTCACCATAATGGATCAGAACCGGGACGGCTTTATTGACAAGGCAGATCTGAGAGATACGTTTGCTGCAGTGG GTCGTTTGAATGTAAAAAACGAAGAACTCGATGAAATGATAAAGGAGGCTCCTGGAGCAATTAACTTTACTGTATTCCTGAGCATGTTTGGAGAGAAGCTCAAGG GTGCCGATCCAGAGGAGACGATCCTGAACGCGTTCAAGGTGTTTGACCCGGAGGGCAAAGGCCTGAAATCTGCCTA CATTAAAGAAATGCTGATGACGCAGGGAGAGAGGTTCTCCCAGGAAGAG GTCGACCAGATGTTTGCAGCTTTCCCCCCAGACATCACTGGAAATTTAGACTACAAAAACCTCGTCCACATCATCACACATGGAGAAGAGAAGGATTAA
- the MYL2 gene encoding myosin regulatory light chain 2, ventricular/cardiac muscle isoform isoform X2: MFEQTQIQEFKEAFTIMDQNRDGFIDKADLRDTFAAVGRLNVKNEELDEMIKEAPGAINFTVFLSMFGEKLKGADPEETILNAFKVFDPEGKGLKSAYIKEMLMTQGERFSQEEVDQMFAAFPPDITGNLDYKNLVHIITHGEEKD; encoded by the exons ATGTTCGAACAAACACAGATCCAAGAATTCAAAGAG GCCTTCACCATAATGGATCAGAACCGGGACGGCTTTATTGACAAGGCAGATCTGAGAGATACGTTTGCTGCAGTGG GTCGTTTGAATGTAAAAAACGAAGAACTCGATGAAATGATAAAGGAGGCTCCTGGAGCAATTAACTTTACTGTATTCCTGAGCATGTTTGGAGAGAAGCTCAAGG GTGCCGATCCAGAGGAGACGATCCTGAACGCGTTCAAGGTGTTTGACCCGGAGGGCAAAGGCCTGAAATCTGCCTA CATTAAAGAAATGCTGATGACGCAGGGAGAGAGGTTCTCCCAGGAAGAG GTCGACCAGATGTTTGCAGCTTTCCCCCCAGACATCACTGGAAATTTAGACTACAAAAACCTCGTCCACATCATCACACATGGAGAAGAGAAGGATTAA